One Erythrobacter aureus DNA segment encodes these proteins:
- a CDS encoding hemolysin family protein, which produces MLAIRKFFDPDYGERSLRAQLEDAIDEHEGENGAEAPEHSGTGDLSLVERQMLRNLLHFSEHDADDVAVPRGEIIAMNASASWDELVETFAEHGHSRMPVYREQLDDVIGMIHIKDVFTILAREQTPPEDWTVLMRQPLYVPQTRNALDVLADMRAQRMHLAVVVDEFSGTDGIITIEDLVEEIVGEIEDEHDETPEEWIVDIGEGMWDCDARAELDDVAEQVSPALAEVEESVDTLGGLAFVLAEQVPETGRVLEHKSGWRIEVTDGDETHVKRLRLHAPEEAIPPA; this is translated from the coding sequence ATGCTCGCAATCCGGAAATTCTTCGACCCCGATTACGGCGAACGCTCGTTGCGTGCGCAGCTGGAAGACGCCATCGACGAGCATGAGGGCGAGAACGGCGCGGAGGCGCCGGAGCACAGCGGCACCGGCGACTTGTCGCTGGTCGAGCGGCAGATGCTGCGCAACCTGCTGCATTTCTCCGAGCACGATGCCGACGACGTCGCCGTGCCGCGCGGCGAGATCATCGCGATGAATGCCAGTGCGAGCTGGGACGAGCTGGTCGAGACCTTCGCCGAGCACGGCCATTCGCGAATGCCCGTCTATCGCGAGCAGCTCGACGATGTAATCGGCATGATCCACATCAAGGATGTCTTCACCATCCTGGCGCGCGAACAAACCCCGCCCGAGGACTGGACCGTGCTGATGCGGCAGCCGCTTTATGTGCCGCAGACGCGCAATGCGCTCGACGTGCTGGCAGACATGCGCGCGCAGCGAATGCATCTGGCCGTGGTGGTGGATGAGTTCTCGGGTACCGACGGGATCATCACGATCGAGGATCTGGTCGAGGAAATCGTCGGCGAGATCGAGGACGAGCATGACGAAACACCCGAAGAATGGATCGTCGATATCGGCGAGGGGATGTGGGACTGCGATGCCCGCGCCGAGCTCGACGATGTCGCGGAGCAGGTCTCTCCCGCGCTCGCGGAGGTCGAGGAATCCGTCGATACGCTGGGCGGGCTGGCCTTCGTGCTGGCCGAACAGGTGCCCGAGACCGGCCGAGTGCTCGAGCATAAGAGCGGCTGGCGGATCGAGGTCACGGATGGAGACGAGACCCATGTGAAGCGGTTGCGGTTGCATGCGCCGGAGGAAGCGATACCCCCGGCCTGA
- a CDS encoding lysophospholipid acyltransferase family protein, which yields MASASTAKTDRRLTKYTARRLAAARGEIVPLTVAGWARFILRTLAILVLLSALVPLHYLYRVFAYGSPMPMLFLRYTAWIVGARVTIVGTPLRRDVFFIANHISWIDILSMAGASGTAFVAKQELSDVPVIGWLCGLNRTVFVKRENRVGVAEQINALKEALADNWSVTIFPEGTVTDGHSLLPFKSSMISVLEPPPPGVMVQPVVLDYGENSEEIGWVGQESGLHNAKRIMARRGSFPLTLHYLEPFSPADYRGRKAIAAKAREEIEKQLVANLGKPLRNFQHVVEAVRYRPQPTDI from the coding sequence ATGGCGTCCGCCTCGACCGCGAAGACTGACCGTCGGCTCACGAAATACACGGCACGGCGGCTGGCGGCAGCCCGGGGAGAAATTGTCCCGCTGACCGTAGCGGGCTGGGCGCGGTTCATCCTTCGCACCCTCGCCATCCTTGTTTTGCTCAGTGCGCTGGTGCCGCTGCACTATCTTTATCGCGTATTCGCCTATGGCTCGCCGATGCCCATGCTCTTCCTGCGCTATACCGCATGGATAGTGGGCGCGCGGGTAACGATTGTGGGCACACCGCTGCGGCGCGATGTCTTCTTCATCGCCAATCACATAAGCTGGATCGATATTCTCAGCATGGCTGGAGCCAGCGGCACCGCATTCGTGGCCAAGCAGGAATTATCGGACGTGCCGGTGATCGGCTGGCTGTGCGGTCTGAACCGCACGGTTTTCGTCAAGCGGGAGAACCGCGTCGGTGTGGCGGAACAGATCAATGCGCTCAAGGAGGCCCTGGCCGATAACTGGTCGGTGACCATATTCCCCGAAGGCACGGTGACGGACGGCCATTCGCTCTTGCCGTTCAAGTCCAGCATGATCTCGGTACTCGAGCCGCCACCTCCGGGGGTGATGGTTCAGCCCGTAGTGCTCGATTACGGCGAGAATTCGGAGGAAATCGGCTGGGTCGGCCAGGAAAGCGGGCTGCACAATGCGAAGCGGATCATGGCGCGCCGGGGCAGCTTCCCCCTGACGCTCCACTATCTCGAACCCTTCAGTCCGGCCGATTATCGCGGGCGCAAGGCGATCGCGGCAAAGGCTCGCGAAGAGATCGAGAAGCAGCTCGTGGCCAATCTCGGCAAGCCACTGCGCAACTTTCAGCATGTGGTCGAAGCGGTCCGATACCGGCCCCAACCGACCGACATATAG
- the ybeY gene encoding rRNA maturation RNase YbeY produces the protein MELELDIDIDGWPSGEWAALAERALSATAQVEPAIANPRLSTSLLFTSDEEVHALNREWRGKDKPTNVLSFPMLEREDLLALAQDGPPEMLGDLALASGTCEREAAEKGIALEDHAAHLIIHGFLHLAGHDHVESDAQAEAMEALEIAALAKLGIADPYGDRN, from the coding sequence GTGGAATTGGAACTGGATATCGATATCGATGGCTGGCCGTCGGGCGAATGGGCCGCGTTGGCCGAGCGCGCGCTCTCGGCGACTGCGCAGGTGGAGCCTGCAATCGCCAACCCGCGCCTATCGACCTCGCTACTCTTCACTTCGGACGAGGAAGTCCACGCGCTCAACCGCGAGTGGCGCGGCAAGGACAAGCCGACCAACGTGCTGTCCTTCCCCATGCTGGAGCGCGAGGACCTGCTCGCTCTTGCACAAGACGGCCCTCCCGAGATGCTCGGCGATCTCGCGCTGGCCTCCGGGACCTGCGAGCGCGAAGCGGCGGAGAAGGGCATCGCGCTGGAGGATCACGCCGCGCATCTGATTATACACGGCTTCCTCCACCTCGCAGGCCACGATCATGTCGAATCCGACGCCCAGGCGGAGGCGATGGAAGCGCTCGAAATCGCGGCGCTTGCAAAACTGGGTATCGCGGACCCATATGGGGACCGCAACTGA
- a CDS encoding GIY-YIG nuclease family protein, with product MADRYRGALYIGVTADIAARTVQHRARKGGSFTARYDLTRLVSVEHHDDIEDAIAREKAMKKWNRAWKIRRIEEQNPDWDDLFETLNM from the coding sequence ATGGCGGATCGCTATCGCGGCGCGCTGTACATCGGCGTGACTGCGGACATAGCCGCAAGAACGGTTCAACATCGCGCAAGGAAGGGTGGGAGTTTCACCGCTCGCTACGATCTGACACGGCTTGTCTCTGTCGAACACCATGACGATATCGAGGATGCTATCGCCCGCGAAAAGGCGATGAAGAAATGGAACCGCGCCTGGAAGATCAGGCGGATAGAAGAACAAAATCCCGATTGGGATGACTTGTTCGAGACGCTGAACATGTGA
- a CDS encoding LysR substrate-binding domain-containing protein produces the protein MATRRLPPLRALEAFVRTVRLGSARAAAEELGLSPSALSRRIGNLEEFVGKKLFTRARQAMQLTDDGHAFFEAVNPQLEALARAVESQSDNLSLLRLHLGVLPLFGTQRLFPRLGELRERHPLLHIDIDTGAHLEDRVGDVLDAAIILSRGPSRGLHAVRLDYNKVHAICSRDLAERIGPEPDADRLSRQTFLIHNELSESFTAWRAEIGLPELEPTAIDHFDSGQIMLEAAAQGLGIAIMHDDHMRRAADNRLATLFNVEVESPYSYWFICKPTALEERPVRLFHDWLVKAEL, from the coding sequence ATGGCAACGCGTCGTCTTCCTCCCCTGCGCGCTCTCGAAGCCTTCGTGCGCACCGTGCGTCTTGGCTCCGCGCGCGCAGCGGCCGAGGAACTCGGTCTCAGCCCATCGGCGCTGTCGCGACGGATCGGCAACCTCGAGGAATTCGTCGGCAAGAAGCTGTTTACGCGGGCGCGGCAGGCAATGCAGCTGACCGATGACGGACATGCTTTTTTCGAGGCCGTGAACCCGCAACTGGAAGCGCTGGCGCGGGCGGTGGAAAGCCAATCGGACAATCTGTCGCTGCTGAGATTGCATTTGGGGGTTTTGCCGCTGTTCGGCACACAGCGTCTGTTTCCGCGACTTGGCGAATTGCGTGAGCGGCATCCACTCTTGCATATCGACATCGACACCGGGGCGCATCTGGAAGACCGTGTTGGCGATGTGCTCGATGCCGCGATCATCCTGTCGCGAGGCCCGTCGCGCGGGCTGCATGCCGTTCGGCTCGACTACAACAAAGTCCATGCGATCTGCAGCCGGGACCTGGCCGAGCGGATCGGCCCGGAACCCGACGCGGACAGGCTTTCGCGGCAGACGTTCCTCATTCATAACGAATTGTCCGAAAGCTTCACCGCCTGGCGCGCGGAGATCGGCTTGCCAGAACTGGAGCCGACAGCGATCGACCATTTCGATTCGGGTCAGATCATGCTGGAAGCGGCCGCGCAGGGGCTCGGCATTGCGATCATGCATGATGACCACATGCGCCGCGCAGCGGACAACCGATTGGCGACATTGTTCAATGTCGAGGTCGAAAGTCCTTACAGCTACTGGTTCATCTGCAAGCCCACGGCGCTGGAAGAGCGTCCGGTCCGCTTGTTCCACGACTGGCTGGTAAAGGCCGAGCTTTAG